In the genome of Sulfuricella sp., one region contains:
- the dsrB gene encoding dissimilatory-type sulfite reductase subunit beta, producing the protein MAELRAPDECGVPDPMPFMHPTLRENYGKWVFHSHPKPGVLYHRAENGTEVWTVKFGTARQLDGYTVRLLCDLADKHADGHMRFTARSNVEFMVTAESKVDPLIKELNSHGFPVGGTANSVSMISHTQGFLHCDIPGTDASGVVKALMDELHEEFIKCEMPNRVKLSTSCCEINCGGQADIAIIMQHTKPPKINHDLVANVCERPTVVARCPVAAIRPALVNGKPSLEVDEKKCICCGACFPPCPPMQINDPEHSKIAIWVGGKNSNARSKPTFHKLVASGLPNNLPRWPEVAAVVKNILAVYKADAQPWERMGDWIDRIGWPRFFEKTGLPFTKYHIDDWRGSRTTLNASTHIRF; encoded by the coding sequence ATGGCTGAATTGCGTGCACCTGATGAGTGCGGCGTACCGGATCCTATGCCCTTCATGCATCCTACGTTAAGGGAAAACTACGGCAAGTGGGTATTCCATTCCCATCCAAAGCCGGGTGTTCTGTATCACCGCGCTGAAAATGGCACCGAAGTCTGGACCGTCAAATTCGGTACCGCGCGTCAACTGGATGGCTACACCGTCCGCTTGCTGTGCGACCTGGCTGACAAGCATGCCGATGGTCACATGCGCTTCACCGCCAGAAGCAATGTGGAGTTCATGGTTACTGCGGAAAGCAAGGTTGATCCGCTGATCAAGGAATTGAACAGCCATGGCTTCCCTGTTGGCGGCACCGCCAACTCCGTGTCCATGATTTCGCACACCCAGGGCTTCCTGCATTGCGATATTCCCGGCACCGACGCTTCCGGCGTGGTGAAGGCGCTGATGGACGAATTGCACGAAGAATTCATCAAGTGCGAAATGCCCAACCGCGTCAAACTGTCCACCTCCTGCTGCGAAATCAACTGCGGCGGTCAGGCTGACATCGCGATCATCATGCAACACACCAAGCCGCCAAAGATCAATCACGATCTGGTTGCCAATGTGTGCGAGCGTCCTACCGTTGTTGCGCGTTGCCCGGTTGCAGCAATTCGCCCGGCGCTGGTCAATGGCAAGCCTTCGCTGGAAGTGGATGAGAAGAAGTGCATTTGCTGTGGCGCGTGCTTCCCGCCGTGCCCGCCGATGCAGATCAACGATCCGGAGCATTCCAAGATCGCGATCTGGGTGGGTGGCAAGAACTCGAATGCCCGCTCCAAGCCAACATTCCACAAATTGGTGGCTTCTGGTCTGCCTAATAATCTTCCCCGTTGGCCTGAAGTGGCAGCTGTTGTGAAGAATATTCTGGCTGTGTACAAGGCTGACGCTCAGCCTTGGGAGCGCATGGGTGACTGGATCGATCGTATTGGCTGGCCACGTTTCTTCGAAAAAACCGGCCTGCCGTTCACCAAGTACCATATTGATGATTGGCGCGGGTCCCGCACTACCCTGAACGCCTCGACTCACATCAGGTTCTAA
- a CDS encoding biotin--[acetyl-CoA-carboxylase] ligase has translation MKALTFSVLRQLSSSEFSSGEAIARRLGVSRGSVWQALRDLDQHGIQIFSLPGRGYRLAEAVQWLNREEIHAALGDKSRLIQLEVVEIAESSNSILMQKAALGAAHGSCLAVELQTRGRGRRGRTWHTSLGGSLTFSLLWRFSQGASHLSGLSLAVGVALMRALEQAGICDAHLKWPNDILHREQKLAGILIELQGDMLGPSAAVIGIGLNLKLAAPVRANIDQAATDIATIQPDLPNRNHLLALILNHLSGVLRQFEAEGFDRLREEWSRHHCYHDKAVRMLLPDGSEYHGMVTGVAEDGALLVRGKDEERRFTAGEISMRSNA, from the coding sequence TTGAAAGCACTCACCTTCTCCGTCTTGCGGCAGCTTTCCAGCAGCGAATTCAGCTCCGGAGAAGCGATCGCGCGCCGGCTCGGCGTTTCGCGCGGCTCGGTCTGGCAGGCGCTGCGGGATCTGGATCAGCATGGCATCCAGATCTTCAGTCTGCCGGGGCGCGGCTATCGTCTGGCCGAAGCAGTACAGTGGCTGAACCGCGAAGAAATCCACGCCGCACTGGGCGACAAATCCCGCCTCATCCAGCTCGAAGTCGTGGAAATTGCAGAATCCAGCAACAGTATTCTGATGCAGAAAGCCGCCCTGGGCGCGGCCCACGGCAGTTGTCTTGCGGTAGAACTGCAAACCCGGGGGCGCGGCCGTCGTGGGCGGACATGGCACACCAGCCTGGGTGGCAGCCTGACGTTTTCCCTGCTTTGGCGTTTCAGCCAGGGCGCAAGCCACCTTTCCGGACTCAGCCTTGCTGTAGGGGTTGCGCTGATGCGCGCACTGGAACAGGCCGGCATCTGCGACGCCCATCTCAAATGGCCGAACGACATATTGCATAGAGAGCAAAAACTGGCTGGCATCCTGATCGAACTGCAAGGCGACATGCTCGGCCCCAGCGCGGCTGTGATTGGCATCGGTCTCAATCTGAAACTGGCTGCGCCGGTCAGAGCGAATATTGATCAGGCGGCAACCGACATCGCCACGATCCAGCCTGACTTGCCAAACCGCAATCATCTGCTGGCGCTTATCCTGAACCACCTCAGCGGCGTGCTGCGGCAGTTCGAGGCTGAAGGGTTTGACAGGCTACGGGAGGAATGGAGCCGCCATCACTGCTACCACGACAAGGCGGTACGCATGCTGCTGCCCGATGGCAGCGAATATCACGGCATGGTGACGGGCGTGGCGGAAGACGGCGCGCTTCTGGTGCGAGGCAAGGATGAAGAGAGACGCTTCACCGCCGGAGAAATCAGCATGCGGAGCAACGCATGA
- a CDS encoding TusE/DsrC/DsvC family sulfur relay protein, which yields MGFEINGKTYETDEEGYLVNLAEWDEEAAKYLAIEEKVEMTEQHWEVINFLREYYNDYQIAPAVRVLTKAIGKKLGPEKGNSKYLYELFPYGPAKQACKIAGLPKPTGCI from the coding sequence ATGGGCTTCGAAATTAACGGTAAGACTTATGAAACAGATGAAGAAGGTTACCTGGTAAACCTGGCTGAGTGGGATGAAGAAGCAGCCAAATACCTGGCTATCGAAGAAAAAGTAGAGATGACTGAACAGCACTGGGAAGTGATCAATTTCCTGCGTGAGTACTACAACGATTATCAGATCGCACCGGCTGTACGTGTTCTGACTAAGGCGATCGGTAAAAAACTCGGGCCTGAAAAAGGCAACAGCAAGTACCTGTATGAACTGTTCCCATATGGTCCCGCCAAGCAGGCTTGTAAAATTGCCGGCCTGCCTAAGCCGACCGGTTGCATCTAA
- the tusC gene encoding sulfurtransferase complex subunit TusC: MSESTGGIEMEEDMSGTVKKFAFINRKAPYGTIYALESLEVVLISAAFDQDVSLVFADDGVYQLKKGQATKAVGMKNFSPTYRALEGYDIEKLYVEKESMEARGLTADDLIVDVEVLAADEMAALLEEQDVVLSF; the protein is encoded by the coding sequence ATGAGTGAAAGCACGGGAGGTATCGAAATGGAAGAAGACATGTCCGGTACCGTAAAAAAATTCGCCTTCATCAATCGTAAGGCGCCATACGGAACGATCTACGCATTGGAGTCGCTGGAAGTGGTGCTGATCAGCGCCGCTTTCGATCAGGATGTCAGCCTGGTGTTTGCGGATGATGGTGTTTACCAGCTCAAAAAAGGGCAGGCAACCAAGGCAGTGGGGATGAAAAATTTCTCTCCGACCTACCGCGCTCTCGAGGGCTACGACATCGAGAAGTTGTATGTCGAAAAGGAATCAATGGAGGCCCGTGGCCTGACCGCCGACGATCTTATCGTTGACGTGGAAGTGCTGGCTGCCGATGAAATGGCTGCGCTGCTCGAAGAGCAAGACGTGGTTCTTAGTTTCTAG
- a CDS encoding sulfurtransferase translates to MKFTTLVSAAQLAQHLNDPDWVVFDCRFTLSDPDSGRRTYQAGHIPGARYAHLNDDFSSEVTATSGRHPLPDTQLLALKLGQWGVDSSKQVVVYDDSLGSMASRMWWVLRWLGHQSVALLDGGVQRWIRDGHLITADPASIAPAEFTARPDNSMWVDANCIEEALRSDKCLIIDARAEERFSGEREVLDKVAGHIPGSINLPFEDNLDMGGTYLTAEELKETYLDLLNGVEPQRVVHMCGSGVTACHNVIAMEHAGLKGSRLYPGSWSEWITDPGRPVETGE, encoded by the coding sequence ATGAAATTCACCACCCTCGTCAGTGCAGCACAACTGGCGCAACATCTGAATGATCCGGACTGGGTTGTTTTTGATTGCCGCTTTACCTTGAGCGACCCTGATTCAGGCCGCCGCACCTACCAGGCAGGCCACATTCCCGGCGCGCGCTATGCTCATCTCAACGACGATTTTTCATCTGAAGTAACCGCCACCAGCGGACGCCACCCATTGCCAGACACTCAGCTACTGGCACTGAAACTGGGCCAGTGGGGCGTGGACAGCAGCAAGCAGGTCGTCGTTTACGATGACAGCCTCGGCTCCATGGCAAGCCGCATGTGGTGGGTTTTGCGCTGGCTCGGGCATCAATCCGTTGCCCTGCTCGATGGCGGCGTACAGCGCTGGATTCGCGATGGGCATCTGATAACCGCAGATCCAGCCAGCATTGCTCCGGCGGAATTCACGGCACGCCCCGACAACAGCATGTGGGTTGACGCAAATTGCATCGAGGAGGCGCTGCGCAGCGACAAGTGCCTGATTATTGATGCCCGTGCAGAAGAACGTTTCAGCGGTGAGCGCGAGGTTCTGGACAAGGTGGCCGGGCACATTCCGGGCAGCATCAATCTCCCATTCGAGGACAATCTCGACATGGGCGGCACCTACTTGACGGCTGAAGAACTCAAGGAAACCTATCTCGATCTTCTGAACGGCGTCGAACCGCAACGCGTAGTACACATGTGCGGCTCCGGCGTCACTGCCTGTCACAACGTAATCGCCATGGAACATGCCGGTCTCAAGGGTTCGAGGCTTTATCCCGGCTCATGGAGCGAATGGATTACCGACCCCGGCAGGCCGGTCGAAACTGGAGAATAA
- the tusD gene encoding sulfurtransferase complex subunit TusD has translation MKFGILINEGPYNHQSSDSAYQFCKAAIEKGHEIDRVFFYHDGVNNATKLTEPPADDRNIVQRWSKLAEEHNVDLVVCVAAALRRGIVNDNLAAGFRISGLGQLVESGIRSDRLVTFGD, from the coding sequence ATGAAATTCGGAATTTTGATAAATGAAGGTCCCTACAATCATCAGTCTTCAGATTCGGCCTATCAGTTTTGCAAGGCTGCGATTGAGAAGGGGCACGAGATAGACCGCGTGTTTTTTTACCATGATGGTGTGAATAACGCGACCAAACTAACCGAACCGCCGGCAGACGACCGTAATATTGTTCAGCGCTGGAGTAAGTTGGCTGAAGAGCATAACGTGGATTTGGTGGTGTGTGTGGCTGCTGCGCTGCGCCGCGGTATTGTCAATGACAATCTGGCTGCCGGATTCCGGATTTCCGGATTGGGACAGTTGGTTGAGTCTGGTATCCGCTCAGATCGCCTCGTGACCTTTGGCGATTAA
- a CDS encoding carbohydrate kinase family protein — MNTLICGSLAYDSIMVFPDQFKNHILPEQIHILNVAFLVPEMRREFGGCAGNIAYNLKLLGGKPLIMATVGDDFEPYAQRLDGLGLAQTHVRRASGSYTAQAFITTDLDDNQITAFHPGAMSFSHLNHVHDASNVALGIVAPDGRDGMLQHAREFQEKGVPFVFDPGQGLPMFNGEELMNFVALADYVALNDYEAKLLQERTGKNLDQLAQNVRALIVTLGAKGSMIYSDGKVLEIPCVQAEQVIDPTGCGDAYRAGLLYGIVNGMDWETTGRLAALMGALKIASRGGQNHVHSRDEIASRYREQFGTHLE; from the coding sequence ATGAACACATTGATTTGCGGCTCGCTGGCCTACGACAGCATTATGGTATTTCCAGACCAGTTCAAGAACCACATTCTGCCGGAGCAGATCCACATCCTGAACGTCGCCTTCCTGGTGCCGGAAATGCGGCGCGAGTTCGGCGGCTGCGCCGGCAACATCGCCTACAACCTCAAATTGCTGGGCGGCAAGCCGCTCATCATGGCCACCGTGGGCGACGACTTCGAACCCTATGCGCAGCGGCTGGATGGACTCGGGCTGGCACAAACCCACGTGCGCCGGGCCAGCGGCTCATACACCGCCCAGGCTTTCATCACCACCGACCTGGACGACAACCAGATCACGGCCTTCCACCCCGGCGCCATGAGCTTCTCCCATCTCAACCATGTGCACGATGCCAGCAACGTCGCACTGGGCATCGTCGCCCCGGATGGCCGTGACGGCATGTTGCAGCATGCGCGCGAGTTTCAGGAAAAAGGTGTGCCTTTCGTCTTCGATCCGGGCCAGGGCTTGCCCATGTTCAACGGCGAGGAACTGATGAATTTCGTCGCGCTGGCGGACTACGTTGCCCTCAACGACTATGAGGCCAAGCTGCTGCAGGAACGCACCGGCAAGAACCTCGATCAATTGGCGCAAAACGTACGCGCCCTGATCGTGACCCTGGGCGCCAAAGGCTCGATGATCTACAGCGACGGAAAAGTGCTGGAAATCCCCTGCGTACAGGCCGAACAGGTGATCGACCCGACCGGCTGCGGCGACGCCTACCGCGCGGGCCTGCTCTATGGCATCGTCAACGGCATGGACTGGGAAACCACCGGACGCCTGGCAGCGCTCATGGGCGCGCTCAAGATTGCCAGCCGTGGCGGACAGAACCACGTTCACTCACGGGATGAAATCGCCAGCCGCTACCGCGAGCAGTTCGGCACCCATCTGGAGTGA
- the tusB gene encoding sulfurtransferase complex subunit TusB — MQMLHIVNKSPLDRNSLESALRMVKPGSTILLIEDAIYAVTKGNKVEGQIKEAMKNCSVCALWPDLEARGMQDTVIDGVKQVDYNGFVDLVAESKSLMSWL, encoded by the coding sequence ATGCAGATGTTGCACATCGTGAATAAATCGCCGCTGGACAGAAACTCTCTCGAAAGCGCCTTGCGTATGGTCAAGCCGGGTAGCACCATTCTTCTCATCGAAGATGCTATCTATGCCGTGACCAAGGGCAACAAAGTTGAGGGCCAGATAAAAGAGGCCATGAAGAACTGCTCCGTATGCGCTCTTTGGCCAGACCTTGAGGCACGCGGCATGCAGGATACCGTGATTGACGGCGTTAAGCAGGTGGATTACAACGGCTTCGTGGACCTTGTGGCAGAGAGCAAATCCTTGATGTCTTGGCTGTAA
- a CDS encoding respiratory nitrate reductase subunit gamma, protein MSLLTVLFACLFYAATAILVGGLILKIRTYARTPAPLKIPTTPAPTTKTGVVLRMTREVTLFESLFKSNKWIWLFGYLFHISLLLVTLRHLRYFTEPVWAPIEMIQPFGMYAGFAMVAGLGGLWARRFLVDRVRYISTPSDHLMLILLIAIGLTGLGMKFVAHTDIVAVKAFMLGLMVFDLQPLPADPVLLVHLTLVALLMTIFPISKLLHAPGIFFSPTRNQTDDPRDRRHISPWAAKLESSAQSRSDA, encoded by the coding sequence ATGTCGCTTCTGACCGTACTGTTTGCGTGCCTGTTTTACGCAGCCACCGCGATTTTGGTGGGCGGGTTGATTCTCAAGATCCGTACTTATGCGCGCACGCCAGCGCCTTTGAAGATTCCAACTACTCCAGCGCCTACGACCAAGACTGGCGTGGTTTTGCGTATGACACGCGAAGTGACTTTGTTTGAGAGCCTCTTCAAGTCCAATAAATGGATTTGGCTGTTTGGCTATCTGTTCCATATATCGCTTCTGTTGGTTACCTTGCGCCACCTTCGCTATTTTACAGAACCTGTATGGGCACCGATTGAAATGATCCAGCCATTCGGAATGTACGCCGGATTTGCCATGGTCGCCGGATTAGGTGGACTTTGGGCAAGGCGTTTTCTGGTGGATCGGGTGCGTTATATCTCGACACCTTCGGATCATCTGATGCTCATTTTGTTGATTGCAATCGGCCTTACTGGTCTTGGAATGAAGTTTGTTGCACACACAGATATCGTCGCGGTCAAGGCGTTCATGCTCGGCTTGATGGTGTTTGATTTGCAGCCACTGCCAGCAGATCCGGTGTTGCTGGTGCATCTCACGCTAGTGGCCTTGTTAATGACAATTTTTCCGATCAGCAAACTTCTGCATGCGCCGGGCATTTTCTTCAGCCCAACTCGCAATCAGACGGATGATCCAAGAGACCGGCGCCATATTTCACCGTGGGCTGCCAAGCTGGAATCCAGTGCGCAATCCAGGTCCGATGCATAA
- the cas6 gene encoding type I-MYXAN CRISPR-associated protein Cas6/Cmx6 — translation MVTDVQFDIRGTLLPIDHGYELFTELARLLPWFADEPLGGVHAIHGADTGHGELILNRRTKLMVRVASQRVPDLMRLSGQTIHIGGRAIEIGTGKTRPLSRHTPLFAHCVATGSEDELDFSNDIMRLLDEMKIDSRFICGKRQAIRTQDGVVSGFSLMLHGLPMEHSFLVQQQGLGKYRKIGCGIFIPHKSINALT, via the coding sequence TTGGTCACCGACGTCCAGTTTGACATCCGGGGTACGCTGCTGCCCATCGACCACGGCTACGAATTATTCACAGAACTGGCGCGTCTGCTGCCCTGGTTTGCCGATGAACCGCTCGGGGGTGTTCATGCAATTCATGGCGCCGATACCGGGCATGGCGAACTGATACTCAACCGGCGCACCAAGCTTATGGTACGCGTGGCCTCCCAACGAGTACCCGATCTGATGCGGCTATCCGGACAAACCATCCATATTGGCGGGCGCGCAATCGAAATAGGCACAGGAAAAACACGCCCACTTTCGCGGCACACCCCGCTGTTTGCGCATTGCGTTGCGACCGGAAGTGAAGACGAACTGGACTTTTCCAATGATATTATGCGCCTGCTGGATGAGATGAAAATCGATTCCCGCTTCATTTGCGGCAAACGCCAGGCCATCAGGACGCAGGATGGAGTGGTGAGCGGCTTCAGCCTGATGCTGCATGGCCTGCCGATGGAGCATTCGTTCCTGGTACAACAACAGGGGCTGGGGAAATACCGTAAAATTGGCTGCGGCATTTTTATCCCTCACAAATCCATAAACGCGCTCACTTGA
- a CDS encoding lysophospholipid acyltransferase family protein, translating into MSRPTSRLVRAWRVARLGLHVLRGVLTAAIVLPWSTPRLRLALAREWSSSLLGLLGIRLAIHGTPPNEASRKVMLIANHVSWLDIYLINAVRPVRFVSKAEVRNWPVLGWFAAKTGTLFLERGKRRDTARINHAITMALSQGDCVSFFPEGTTTDGTHLRPFLASLLQPAIDAGAELRPVALRYLNSDGSINSRAAYCGDMSMMDSMRNILAQREIRAELRFLEPIACAHKTRKELARQAEAAISSALSLASPHRTPGKPGGLPAAGQ; encoded by the coding sequence GTGAGCAGACCCACTTCCCGCCTGGTGCGTGCATGGCGTGTGGCCCGGCTCGGGCTGCACGTTCTGCGCGGGGTGCTGACCGCCGCCATCGTGCTGCCGTGGAGCACGCCCCGTCTGCGCCTGGCGCTCGCGCGGGAATGGTCAAGTAGCCTTTTGGGCTTGCTGGGAATTCGCCTTGCAATCCATGGCACACCACCGAACGAAGCCAGCCGCAAAGTAATGCTGATTGCCAACCACGTTTCCTGGCTCGACATTTACCTCATCAATGCGGTGCGGCCAGTGCGCTTCGTTTCCAAAGCCGAAGTGCGCAACTGGCCAGTTTTGGGGTGGTTCGCAGCGAAAACCGGCACCCTGTTTCTGGAGCGGGGAAAACGGCGAGATACCGCGCGCATCAACCATGCCATCACCATGGCGCTGAGCCAGGGCGACTGCGTGTCATTCTTCCCCGAGGGCACCACCACGGATGGCACCCACCTCAGGCCTTTCCTCGCATCCCTGCTACAGCCGGCAATCGACGCGGGCGCGGAACTGCGCCCGGTAGCGCTCCGCTATCTCAACAGCGATGGCAGCATCAACTCCCGGGCTGCCTACTGTGGCGATATGTCGATGATGGACTCCATGCGCAACATCCTGGCCCAGCGTGAAATCCGGGCCGAACTGCGGTTCCTCGAACCTATTGCCTGTGCCCACAAAACCCGCAAGGAACTGGCGCGACAAGCGGAAGCCGCTATTTCCAGCGCTTTGAGCCTGGCAAGCCCGCACAGGACACCTGGAAAGCCTGGCGGTCTTCCAGCCGCAGGGCAGTAA
- a CDS encoding type III pantothenate kinase — protein sequence MSILAIDAGNTRIKWACYAHGAWQEQGWTPTEQPQLKVQWANLKTPARIIASNVAGTATEHAITGASQHWGAPPLYIRPQPSQCNVSNGYNEAERLGSDRWAALIAAHHLHPGRDLLVVQAGTAVTIDTLSAQGHFRGGMIVPGLRLMLDALARNTARLAREDGEILPFPCNTADAMMSGAANAIAGAVERGFRQLATRPLCLISGGDADILLPLLAIPIQKTDQLVLEGLLRIALET from the coding sequence ATGAGCATCCTCGCCATTGATGCCGGCAACACTCGTATCAAATGGGCCTGTTACGCCCACGGCGCGTGGCAGGAGCAAGGCTGGACGCCGACAGAGCAGCCACAACTGAAAGTCCAGTGGGCAAACTTGAAAACGCCGGCCAGGATCATCGCCTCAAATGTCGCGGGCACTGCAACCGAACATGCCATCACCGGCGCCAGCCAGCATTGGGGCGCCCCCCCCCTGTATATCCGGCCCCAGCCATCGCAGTGCAATGTAAGCAACGGCTACAACGAAGCAGAACGTCTCGGCAGCGACCGCTGGGCGGCACTGATCGCGGCGCATCACTTGCACCCTGGCCGGGATTTGCTGGTGGTCCAGGCCGGCACAGCGGTGACGATTGATACCCTTTCAGCTCAGGGCCATTTCCGTGGCGGCATGATCGTGCCCGGTCTCAGGCTGATGCTGGATGCCCTGGCGCGCAACACTGCCAGACTAGCAAGGGAGGATGGAGAAATTCTCCCCTTCCCCTGCAACACTGCGGACGCGATGATGAGTGGCGCGGCAAACGCTATTGCCGGCGCGGTTGAACGGGGGTTCAGGCAGCTTGCAACTCGCCCCCTGTGTTTGATCAGCGGCGGGGATGCGGATATCCTGCTGCCTTTACTGGCCATTCCCATCCAGAAAACCGATCAACTGGTGCTGGAAGGTTTGCTCCGGATTGCCCTTGAAACCTGA
- a CDS encoding TusE/DsrC/DsvC family sulfur relay protein, producing MGYVVNGTELEVDEDGFLLEPDYSDEVVKVIAEAEGLKLTDEHWTVVNYMRTKYKEDGQTPNFRNMCKDFDADHPGTDWKKHLYVLFPMQPNRQSAKVAGLPKPFGKGGY from the coding sequence ATGGGTTACGTCGTAAATGGCACCGAACTGGAAGTGGATGAAGACGGCTTTCTACTGGAGCCTGACTATAGCGATGAAGTGGTAAAAGTAATCGCTGAAGCCGAAGGCCTCAAGCTGACTGATGAGCACTGGACGGTGGTCAACTACATGCGCACAAAGTACAAGGAAGACGGTCAAACCCCAAACTTCCGCAACATGTGCAAGGACTTTGATGCCGATCATCCTGGTACCGACTGGAAAAAGCACTTGTACGTCCTGTTCCCGATGCAGCCGAACCGTCAGTCCGCCAAAGTGGCTGGCCTGCCGAAGCCGTTTGGAAAAGGCGGTTACTAA
- the dsrA gene encoding dissimilatory-type sulfite reductase subunit alpha: protein MAKKMHDTPMLDKLESGPWPSFVTGLKREAAKKDIMVDLLGQLETSYKTKKGYWKGGTVGVFGYGGGVIPRFTELKDEHENPVFPDAAEFHTLRIQPPAGMHYDTATLRKFADIWDKYGSGLIGLHGQSGDIMMQGCTTANVQPAWEEINAMGFDMGGAGPALRTSMSCVGAARCEMSCYDEAKALRTIINANIDDMHRPALPYKFKFKFSGCPNDCVNSIQRSDMATIGTWRDNIQVNEQQARDYMKGHGMDKLVNDVISKCPTRAITLRNKADAVTGDSISTVAVDDQHVMQIENHDCVRCMHCLNVMPGALLPGKDKGVTILVGGKSVLKIGATMGTVIIPFMKLESEEDFEKLNEMSRNIIDFFAENALEHERTGEMIERIGLVNFLEGLDIDVDPNMVNHPRANPYVRMDDWDEEVEKANERKAAA, encoded by the coding sequence ATGGCTAAAAAAATGCACGATACGCCGATGCTGGACAAGCTTGAGAGTGGTCCATGGCCCAGCTTTGTAACCGGCCTCAAGCGCGAAGCCGCGAAAAAAGACATCATGGTTGACCTGCTGGGTCAACTGGAAACATCCTACAAGACTAAAAAAGGTTATTGGAAGGGTGGTACGGTTGGTGTGTTCGGTTATGGCGGTGGTGTAATTCCGCGTTTTACCGAGCTCAAGGACGAGCATGAGAACCCGGTTTTCCCTGATGCGGCCGAGTTCCACACCTTGCGTATTCAGCCTCCTGCCGGCATGCACTATGACACCGCCACCCTGCGCAAATTTGCTGACATCTGGGACAAGTATGGTTCCGGCCTGATCGGTCTGCATGGCCAGTCCGGCGACATCATGATGCAAGGCTGCACAACTGCCAATGTCCAGCCCGCCTGGGAAGAAATCAATGCGATGGGTTTTGACATGGGTGGTGCAGGTCCTGCGCTGCGTACTTCCATGTCCTGCGTTGGTGCAGCGCGTTGCGAAATGTCCTGCTACGACGAAGCCAAGGCGTTGCGCACCATCATCAATGCCAATATTGACGATATGCACCGCCCGGCATTGCCATACAAGTTCAAGTTCAAGTTCTCCGGTTGCCCGAACGACTGCGTGAACTCCATTCAGCGTTCCGACATGGCCACCATCGGCACCTGGCGCGACAACATTCAGGTCAACGAGCAGCAGGCTCGTGACTACATGAAGGGTCACGGCATGGACAAGCTGGTCAATGACGTGATCAGCAAGTGCCCGACTCGCGCCATTACCTTGCGCAACAAGGCTGACGCAGTTACCGGTGACAGTATTTCTACTGTAGCGGTTGACGATCAGCACGTAATGCAGATTGAAAACCACGACTGCGTGCGCTGCATGCACTGCCTGAACGTCATGCCGGGCGCGTTGCTGCCAGGCAAGGACAAGGGCGTAACCATCCTGGTCGGCGGCAAGAGCGTGCTGAAGATCGGCGCCACCATGGGTACTGTAATCATTCCATTCATGAAGCTGGAATCCGAAGAAGACTTCGAAAAACTGAATGAAATGTCCCGCAATATTATCGACTTCTTCGCTGAGAATGCGCTGGAGCATGAGCGTACCGGCGAAATGATCGAGCGTATAGGGCTGGTGAATTTCCTCGAGGGTCTGGATATTGATGTTGATCCGAACATGGTTAATCACCCACGTGCAAACCCATACGTGCGCATGGACGATTGGGACGAAGAAGTCGAGAAAGCGAACGAGCGCAAGGCTGCGGCCTGA